The DNA sequence GTGTTTGCCCGCAGGCAATGGGGTCTTTTCCCCGAAAGGGTAAATGACAAAGGTATGTTCGCACACCGGGTAGCGTGAAGGAAAAGCCGAGTGGCTGATGTTGTGGTTGCTGAGGAAGGCGTTGATGCGTCGGAAACCTTCGGAATCGCGTGCCAGCACCACATAAAGCAAGTGATCACCCTTGCGGAACTCCATCCCGGCCACTGGCGCAATGCCCTGTTCTTTGCAGAGCTTCACAAAGTCGGGCATGGCCGTAGCATTGTTGATGTCGGTCAGGGCCATCCGCTCAACACCCATCTTGCCGGCCAGCTCTACCAGTGTTTCCGGGCTTATGGTGCCATAGCGGAGGCTGTAATATGTGTGGCAGTTGAGGTACATAAACAGATTATGCGGATTTTTACGGATTACGCTGATTAAAGTAAAGTGCCAAGGGCATGGGGCATGGAGCAAAGGGCACCGAGTAAAAGGCGTGGGGCATGGAGTCAAGGGCAAGGGGTAGAGGATATGGTGGATGGTGGCGTACAATCAACCTTGAATCTTGAACTTTAAACTTTGAACCTTGAACCCCTAACTCCAAACGTCCTACCTTATCCAGGAGTCATCGCCACCCCGCGGTGTACAGCTCCTTCGCCGTGTTTGCGGCGCATGCGGTCGATGGCCTGGTAGAGGCTGATCAGTTCGGGGGTTTCCTCGAACATGTTGAGCTGCTGTACGCCGCGTACCAGGCGGGTGAACTGCACCCCCACCAGGCGTATGAGCATACGGCGGGTGTAGAGCCTGCGGAACAGCTCCTTGCACACGGGGATGAGGATGTGGTCGAAGGAGGTGTAGGGCACGGTTTGTTGCAGGGTATGAGTATCGAAGTTGGCGTAGCGTATCTTTACCGTTACGCAGCCGGTGAGCTGCTGTTTCTTGCGTAGCCTGAAGGCCTGCTGCTCACACATACGCACCAGCAAGTCGTTGATATAGGCAATGTCGATGGTATCCGTTTCAAAGGTGGTCTCGGTGCCGATAGACTTGCGTTCACTCCACGACTGTACTGGACTGTTATCGATGCCATTGGCGCGCTGCCAGATTAGCTTGCCGTTCTTGCCCATCATGTTTTCCATCACTTCGGCTGGGATACGGCTCAGGGTGCCTATGGTGGCAATGCCCATGGTGCGCAGGGTGTAATAGGTCTTCGAACCGATCATCGGAATCTTGCGGATCGACAGGGGGTCAAGAAAAGAATGCACCAGGGGCTGCTCCACCTGGATCTGCCCGTTGGGTTTGGCTTCGCCCGTGGCGATCTTCGACACGGTCTTGTTCATCGAAAGGCCCATGGAGATTGGCAGGCCCGTTTCTTTGATGATGGTATGCCGCAGTTCTGAAGCCCATTTGTAGCAACCGAAGAAGCGGTCCATGCCCGTGATATCCAGGTAATGCTCGTCGATGGAGGCCTTCTCGAATACAGGTGCCCGCTCGGCGATGATCTGGGTAATGATGTTCGAGTATTTGCTGTAGCTCTCCAGGTCGCCGCGGATGAAGATGGCATCGTTGCAAAGGTTGCGGGCCAGCTTCATGGGCATAGCCGAATGCACCCCGAATTGCCGTGCCTCATAGCTGCAGCTTGCCACCACCCCCCGGTCGCCCATGCCGCCAATGATCACGGGCTTGCCTGTGAGGCTGCTGTTGTGCAGGCGCTCTACCGACACAAAGAAAGTGTCCTGATCGAGATGGGCTATGGTGCGCGATGTGGTATCCATAAAAAAATTGTACTAAAATGCTTGCAGTTACAAAAAATGTTTTAACTTTGATTAGTAAATGATCAAAATACTGATTATAATATAATCAAATAGCAGGCAAAAAGAAAAGATCTGGCGCTTATTTTTTCAGTGCAGGACTTAAGTCCGGGGGTGATAAACGGTCGTACAGGAACTTTCAGATGTGATTGCAACCAAGGATCATTCAGCGGGCGTTGGCCCGGCAATATAAAAACACACAACCATGAGCTTTTTTGGATCAAACATTAAATTATTGCGCAAGCGCCGGGGCCGTACCCAGGACGATGTGGCCTTTCTGCTTGAGATGAAGCGCCCCACCCTGAGCGGCTATGAGAACGGGGTAGCCCAGCCCGGCCTCGAGGCCCTGGTGGCCTTCTCGAAGTATTATAATGTGTCCATTGACACCCTGGTAAAAGTGGATCTCTCGCAGTTGAGCGAGAGCCAGCTCTCTCAGCTCGAGCGTGGTTACGATATCTTTGTTACGGGCAGCAAGCTGCGTGTACTGGCTACCACCATCGATAATCACAACGAAGAGAACATCGAAATGGTGTCGGAGAAGGCCAAGGCGGGTTATCGCACCGGCTTTGCCGATCCCGAGTTCATCAAGGTGCTGCCCACCTTCCAGATGCCTTTCCTGTCGAAGCAAAAAAAGTATCGCTCCTTCCAGATCTCGGGCGACAGCATGCTGCCCATCCCCGAAGGGTCGTGGGTCACCTGTGAGTTCGTGCAGAACTGGAACCTTATCCGCGACCGCCACGCCTATGTCATCCATACCCTCAACGATGGGGTGGTGTTTAAGGTGGTGGAAAACCTCATTAAAACCGAAGGAAAGTTGCGGCTGCATTCACTGAACCCCATCTATGAACCCTACGAGGTTCACGTGAACGACATCCGCGAGGTGTGGAAGTTCGTCAACTTCATCAGCAGCCAGATCCCTGAGGCTAACTCGCCCGTTGATCAGCTTTCCAACCAGTTCTCTCAGTTGAAAAAGGAAGTGGAATCCATCAAGAGCAAGCTGAAAAAACAAAACCCCTCCCAGGGAAAAACGGGCAAGCTTTTTGACGATTAAAAGCAGGCCGGCCCTCCGCAACTTTCTGTGAAAGCTTCGGAAGGCCGGCTATTTTTAAGTTCGTTCAGAAAGGCTGTTTTACAGGCTTTTTATCATTTCGGTGAAGATCAGGGTCATGTTCTGCTCGGCGATCTGTGCAACGTTTTGCACTTCTTCGTGGCTGGTAGGTTTATCGGTATCGGCAGGCTTGG is a window from the Bacteroides sp. genome containing:
- the dinB gene encoding DNA polymerase IV produces the protein MDTTSRTIAHLDQDTFFVSVERLHNSSLTGKPVIIGGMGDRGVVASCSYEARQFGVHSAMPMKLARNLCNDAIFIRGDLESYSKYSNIITQIIAERAPVFEKASIDEHYLDITGMDRFFGCYKWASELRHTIIKETGLPISMGLSMNKTVSKIATGEAKPNGQIQVEQPLVHSFLDPLSIRKIPMIGSKTYYTLRTMGIATIGTLSRIPAEVMENMMGKNGKLIWQRANGIDNSPVQSWSERKSIGTETTFETDTIDIAYINDLLVRMCEQQAFRLRKKQQLTGCVTVKIRYANFDTHTLQQTVPYTSFDHILIPVCKELFRRLYTRRMLIRLVGVQFTRLVRGVQQLNMFEETPELISLYQAIDRMRRKHGEGAVHRGVAMTPG
- a CDS encoding helix-turn-helix domain-containing protein; translated protein: MSFFGSNIKLLRKRRGRTQDDVAFLLEMKRPTLSGYENGVAQPGLEALVAFSKYYNVSIDTLVKVDLSQLSESQLSQLERGYDIFVTGSKLRVLATTIDNHNEENIEMVSEKAKAGYRTGFADPEFIKVLPTFQMPFLSKQKKYRSFQISGDSMLPIPEGSWVTCEFVQNWNLIRDRHAYVIHTLNDGVVFKVVENLIKTEGKLRLHSLNPIYEPYEVHVNDIREVWKFVNFISSQIPEANSPVDQLSNQFSQLKKEVESIKSKLKKQNPSQGKTGKLFDD